The Amycolatopsis umgeniensis DNA segment AAGCGCTTCTCGGCACCGATCGCGCCTTCGCCGCCGATCTCCAGGCCCTGCGCCCCCACCCGGGACAGGCGCTGAGCGCGCAGCGCATGTGGAACGCGCTCCAGGATTCGAAGATCGTCGAGAGTCACCGAGGCCCGGACTGCAACCGCGTCCAGGACGCGTACTCGCTGCGCTGCTCGCCGCAGGTGCACGGCGGCGCACGGGACAGCCTCGCGCACGCCGAGCTCGTCGCCGAGCGTGAGCTTCACTCCGCGGTCGACAACCCGGTCGTGTTGTCCGACGGCCGCGTCGAGTCGAACGGCAACTTCCACGGCGCGCCCATCGCCTACGTGCTCGACTTCCTCGCCATCCCGCTCGCGGACGTCGCCAGCATCGCCGAGCGCCGTACCGACCGCATGCTCGACAAGGCCCGCTCGCACGGCCTGCCGCCGTTCCTCGCGTTCGACCCGGGCGTCGACTCCGGCCACATGATCGCCCAGTACACGCAGGCGGCCGTAGTCAGCGAGCTCAAACGCCTCGCGGTGCCGGCCTCGGTCGACTCGATCCCGAGCAGCGCCATGCAGGAGGACCACGTCTCCATGGGCTGGTCCGCGGCGCGCAAGCTGCGCAAGGCCGTCGAGGGCCTCAACACCGTTCTCGCCATCGAACTGCTCACCGCCGCGCGGGCACTCGACATGCGCGCGCCCCTGGTCCCGTCGCCGGTCACCGGCCGGGTCCGGGATCTCGTCCGCAGCAAGGTCGAGGGCCCCGGCCCCGACCGTCATCTGGCGCCGGAGATCGCCGCCGCCGAAGAACTCGTCGCGTCGGGTGCCGTCCTCGCCGCGGCCCAACTGGAGGTCTGAGCCCATGACCCGCACGGTCCGTGCCGCCCGAGGCACCACGCTCACCGCGAAGAACTGGCAGACCGAAGCCGCGCTGCGGATGTTCCACAACAACCTCGACCCCGAGGTCGCCGAGCGCCCCGAGGATCTGGTCGTCTACGGCGGCACCGGCAAGGCCGCCCGCAACTGGGCCAGCTTCGACGCGATCACCCGCGAACTGACCACTTTGGACAGTGACGAGACGCTGCTCGTCCAGTCCGGCAAGCCGGTCGGCGTGTTCCGCACGCACGAATGGGCGCCACGCGTGCTCATCGCGAACTCCAACCTCGTCGGCGACTGGGCGACGTGGCCGGAATTCCGCCGCCTCGAGGCGCAAGGCCTGACCATGTACGGCCAGATGACCGCGGGGTCCTGGATCTACATCGGCACGCAGGGAATCCTGCAGGGCACTTACGAAACCTTCGCCGCCGTCGCGAAGAAGCGGTTCGGTGGCACTCTCAAGGGCACGCTCACCGTCACCGCGGGCCTCGGTGGCATGGGTGGCGCGCAGCCGCTGGCCGTCACGATGAACGACGGCGTCGCGCTCGTCATCGAATGCGATCCGCAGCGCGCCCACCGCCGCGTCGAAACCCGCTACCTCGACGAGGTCGCCGACGACCTCGACGACGCGATCCGCCGCGTGGAAGCCGCGAAGAAGGAAAAGCGCGCGCTGTCCGTCGGCGTGGT contains these protein-coding regions:
- the hutH gene encoding histidine ammonia-lyase, with the protein product MPETVLLGSESLRPEQVVAVARDHSPVAVSEAAEKNLAATRQHIDNLAHAETPTYGVSTGFGALATRHIPLESRTALQRSLIRSHAAGAGPVVETEVVRALMLLRLRTLTSGYTGVRPQTAQALAALLNAGITPLVHEYGSLGCSGDLAPLAAVALALMGEGEVEYNGEVVQAAVALKHAGIAPVVLAEKEGLALTNGTDGMLGMLLLAAADLRKLLDTADITAAMSVEALLGTDRAFAADLQALRPHPGQALSAQRMWNALQDSKIVESHRGPDCNRVQDAYSLRCSPQVHGGARDSLAHAELVAERELHSAVDNPVVLSDGRVESNGNFHGAPIAYVLDFLAIPLADVASIAERRTDRMLDKARSHGLPPFLAFDPGVDSGHMIAQYTQAAVVSELKRLAVPASVDSIPSSAMQEDHVSMGWSAARKLRKAVEGLNTVLAIELLTAARALDMRAPLVPSPVTGRVRDLVRSKVEGPGPDRHLAPEIAAAEELVASGAVLAAAQLEV